GAATTTTGGTATCATTGATGctcattttcagtttttttttaatagttgtgtaatttatttagaaatttcagtaatattgaatttatgaaCCTAATTTCCGAGACGTGACCTTGACACGGCCAAACATAACCCAACTCCTAGGTATATTAAATCGTCTCggaatgtaataaataaggcAGCGGCAATCTTATTGAACcatccaaatatttttctaggtACATTCCGACTGACGAAGGGAAATATATCCACATTCCTAACCCTTATATCCACGAAGATAATCCCTACATCCATGATTACGAACCTTATGTGGGGGAGGCTACAGTGGACCAATACCGACATGTGTTGACCGCTCCTGATGAGTTGAATCCATACTACCAAGATGGATATTACAGGAACAATGGCATCAAGATCATCAGGCAGAAACATAATTATCAAGAGGACAAATACGATTTCGAGTGAGTATATTCATTGTTTAATATGATATAGATTTATGACGATATCGTACAAGGCGATTAAGATTACTAGTCTGAAAGCTGATAAGCACAAATAATCTAGCAGTTTCAATGGCATTCCCAAATCTTTGAACGCTTAGGTACGTCAGGCAGGCCGCCGGTTTTAAAATCAGAGCCGTATcgtcaaaatttcaagatgtaTATTTACGCGGACTCTGGGTTCATGTACCTCAGCTGAGAATGTAACCAGGAACACGCGAGgagaagatatttttattcttattttaatacctacACAAGCAgctacattataattatgattaccAATTAACTGTCATCTCATTTGTATGTTTGCAGATCAAAACTTTctagtcaaaataaaaattgtttttcagaAACTAGGCCTCCACAGGGATTTGTTTGttctttcataaaaaaaaggttcatatgcttttcttttttcaattgtGTTGAAAAAGAAAGGCATATGAACcttttttgattaatattttagtatattgGTTAGATACAATGaaagaaaagtaattttaacgCCACACGAGAGAACATATTAATAACACAAcagaataaagaaaatattattaggattatttatagaaaatgtaATGTAGGATAACTCACAAAGTATATTAGTTATGCAATTcactctccctctctctctcttatttgAGCGCTTCTCGATTTCTTCTTATGTTTCTGTTTATTGGGCAAGCAAGTTATGCTTTCCTAGTTTTTCTTCTCAACTCCACTAGAAGGTTCATTGCATCATTTGTTGCCGAATTCTCTAAGCACGTCACGATTACCTTGCGAGGTGAAGTCAATCTAGAGATCAACCATGGAGGTATGAAAAGTCACGCGTCTCCACGTGTCAAATATATTCTTCCGGCTTGACCTGACTTTTccaaaaatctttttattgtaGTCAGTTGACATTAAGAGCACGACTTAGAATAGTCATAGGCTAATAGGCTTCTAAATGTAAAAaactgaatgaatgaatttggAACTCGTATGATAGTGATATCAGAGTGACGTCATTGATTCAaagcaattatattattattaaagagaACCAAAAAATTGTACATTGTTACACTAAATTTtaggataataaattatcatcttTTGTTGTACTACACCTATATTATGTTCTATATTTATGGTGAATATTTGTAAcagaaataaatctgaaaattctttcacattacaattcattacaaataaattttcaaaattaattttcaatcttGCACAATAAAGTAAAAGATACCGAATGTTTACAGCTTAGctctttcaaaatttaaatattttttttttttcaaaatttaaatatttttcattaagtaACTAATTAGTATGCGGAATGTAGTGTATATCTACATTTATTAGATTCTTATCtgaatactaaattaaaaccTTGCCTTTTGAAATGTCTAAACCAGAGATAGTTTATGAAACAGCAACGCGCACGCGTGAGCCTTCGTAATCTAAAATGTCTGggtaaaaagttttataccCAGTTTAATGTGTCCGGGTTAAACCCATCTATACTAAACCAATTGAAGATAATGagctattttgaaaaataaaaatatcatagaaCCGAAAGAACTATTTGGGAAtactgcaaataaattaaggtTCTTTGCCCCGCACACTGGCGCGATtctgaaatttttattaatttctttactAACGAATTttagtggcaagcactttaccactgggccaccgaggtcgtcgaacaCACAAAATATTGTCTTTACCTTTCTATACGGTGAAAATAGCGACAACTTTGCATTGGATTGTCTATTAAGTTGACTGTAGTACCTACCCATTGACCGACATTCAATGTTTCTtagtacttttttaattacctataaaatatattatgaactaTACAAAAGTAGTGGAAAAGTAAAGGGTGAGATCTTTGCTCAGTAGGTAGTGgcacattttgtttatttatgttatttatttaaacttacgtaggtaggtaaataACTTGATCAACCGATCAGTccaaaataagtaattaaggAATTGTTGATTCCCACGAGATTTAGGCCCTAACGCAGCAATaggtaatgataataataaatatttatatatcattcAATGTATACACACAGGTCATTGTCCTTGAATGCGGAACATATTTAATCGGATCAAATCTCAAATACAGTCGACATTGACCGACAACGTCGATACTATTTCATTAGGTTAtagttcaaatatatttataatcgtgttatgatattatattgttatgcATTAATTCCTTCTAAATTGAATGAGATCAATCAACGGAAATTATGCGCTAATAGGGAACAGTCCTCTACAATGATTTTGAACTGGTaatctttgtgatttgttaaaaaaatggtatatttaatgtatttattaactagatgttgcccgaggcttcgctctcgtgtcaattttgagataaaatatagcccatagcatcttggataatgtatttttctcatgatgaaagaatttttgaaatcgattcggtagtttcggagattacccgcctcaaactaacaaactcacaaacgcttaactctttataataatagtatgacCAGTAGCCGGTTAACggttaacaattatttttgcattGTATCGATTCTTCGATTTTAGATGTTAATTATGTATGCACAATAATgcacaataaaaattgtaaaaaataagtcaATAGATTGGAAATAGTtgcttatttaaatgttatttccaAAACCAATCCTTGTTATGATgtctattttgtataaatggTCGTGTTTTCCAAATGAGGATACTTGAATATATATAGTGAGAATCATACctcttgtaataaattattgtagcacgttaaaaaaataatgttatgacACCTACGATtacttttaaatcattttaattttgcctAAAAGTAAACTCATCTACAAGCAAACTTATGGATAGTGTAcgaaaaaatcaatattattttttttgaattgACGATCCAAAATGAGTTGTAATCTGGTTTCTGTATAGTGGCTAATATATGGAATAAAAAACTCTCTCcacttttattaattcacaaatttaattaacaaaagtttatatttttaaaatcatggTCAAAGagaacaaataattaaattacgatTTAATTTTGTGGAATTTTCACTGACATTTTTGGATTGCAAAATTCGTAATCAAGGTTCATCGGCTATCATGTAAGTAGTTTATTTCACCATAAGTATatgtaatttcattatttttttgcagtTTCGAGACAGAGAATAAGATTCGTGCCGAGGAGAAGGCCGTTTTGAAGAATCCGAACACAATAGACGAAGGCATCGCTTCAAAAGGTTTCTATGAATATATTGGGCCGGACGGGTTCATGTATAGAGTTGAATACACGGCTGATGAGAATGGTTTCCGCCCTAAGGTCAAAAGGCTAGAAACTAAATACTCCGGCAAATGGGTGTTAGAAAAGGTTAactagacaaaaataaatattaaacttatatCATATCAGTATTTCCAGTTGACAtttcaagtatattttttcgaCTGCAACAAATTTTACTTGACTgcaaaattttacaagtttcCATTTTCTTAACAATTTCAATCTTTACCAAGACATTTTTAAACAGAATGTGATTGTGTTTGTGCGAGTTAAGAtagtgtaatttataatttagttttaagagCTTAGACTTACGCTAGAGACTATTTATGAaatgtgataataaattttattttattacgatcattacgttattttaattcaacacCTTCAACctcatgaaataaatattaggaagACATATTTCCGTCAATGCATAAGACATGGATTTCAAATGCCTTGGCCTCCAAATTTATCAATgtgaacaataaaatgttgttgGCAGAATACTTGCTTACTCTATATTAAAAGGACATCACGTGGACCTTATACTCCAACGTACTTGTGCCTTCAACGTGTCGGACCGGATCCGAACTATAAAACGAATAAAAAGTAGTTCTTTTATGCATTTATTGGACTTTAAAgtaacacaaatatatatttatagtttgtaaaatacctataaatttggaaaaaatgtcATAGCTATTTTTATGATGTACCTATTCAGAGTTTGCTCACGCAAGGGCTCAAGCTATAGTCTAGccaaatgaatgaatattcaaCTTAAGATGATTATGAATAGGATATTACATGACAACTTCATAATACAGTCAATTATATCGTAAAGTAGTAATATTATTGACTGGTACATGAGCAAATATTAAGGTATGTGCAACATAATGACATGCGAAAGAATTTAGCCTCGATGCttctataaatacttattcatCGTATGCGCATATGATGTAGATTTATTGTCGATATTTAGTCTACACAAGTcatcacaaaaatatgtaaatttaaattttcaattaggtgatttgaatttatacttttttttttatttcgaaatttttgACCGTACTTAATTTGAACGATTATGAGTCACAATATTCACTGTACATTAAGCATGCTAACATCTTTATTTAGGAATGATTACCGATTATCACAAGTGTTTCCGTTATGCATACTTCGCACGAAGCTTTGTCTCCGTATGCTTGATTTATAGCGTAATACTGGTagcaataatttattcatgtttggattaaatctaatttatagCACTGATTAATTGATTACTTCTGCATCGATGCTTCCATGCAAATTgcaatgttaattaatatatgctttcacataaaaataaatacaaaaaaaatctttctatACCTATCAATTGCATTGTAtcgcatatatataaaattaaatataatattttattattcagtcAAAAAAATCCCAGCTCATTCAGCTCAGTAGCTTTGAGTGCCGCGAACCTAGGATCTACGATGATATAAGTGATCAGGAGGGAACAAAAACTAGTTTCTATCAGtgcttataatttaaataccgAATAagctaaaatttaatttatttcaatgttgTACGTACTTACCTACacatatcaataaatacaCAGGTTACTAAAATGCAAAGTTTGGGCACATTATGACGATCTACAAATCAATTAGCAAAACTAAAATTTGCAGCGAAATGTCCAAAATTGAACCATTGGTCgttgaaaaacttttaatcGTTTTTGTTCTTATAATTGTTCCCATAACTCATTCTGCATGCTGCTATCCTACTCATATTATAAGTGTGAAAGTTTGGGTGTGAGTGAATGAAGATGGATTTAAGTGAAGAGGTTTGTTGCTCAATTACACTACATctattgaatatattatgatGATATTCGGTAGCATCATAGTACATAGGTATAGCTATAATTTACTCGAATAGTTCGTTTACTCGTTTACTCTCCAAATCTTTTTGTTTGTTGACACTTCACGCGTAATCTTAAATCTCAATCTTCTTAAATTTTTGCATAGAGTACGAAGAAGGTACGATACAATATCATTCATGCCGGAAAAGTACTACCCTCTGGAAAATTCACGAGGATGAGACTGCGGGCCGAAAGCTAATGTGAATTGATGTCTTAAACTGATAAATGGCGATTccgcaataaaaatatcaaagatgGCCGTCgccaaaaataaacttgagtATGTAAGATCGTAAAGACATGCGTGTTAAGCCTGGCAAGAAATTTGGCGAAATTGTTTTGGCTCTGGAAGGCTTTTACGGAGTACGTTGACCGAGGAAGCTGCCAACTGGCCGGCGCCGGTTCGCCAGACGCACTGCGTTGTATCCTTAACTGCACTGCGCATTCTTTCTGacatattttcatgaaatatacGCAATCGTGAAATAGAATAGGTCGGCGGGTAGATGTTATTTTGGTTTGGTCAATTTTCTATTGGCTGGTTAGAGTAGATTTTTAGTCTGCTGGCTAGATGTCATCAAATATTACATCTGTACTATaatagtctgacaactaaggataCCAAAAACCGTGCGAAGAGAAGGAGAGATAGTAGGAAAACGGACTTTGTGCTGCGACGCTTAAAAGGtggaagcaaccgggaaaacgccaagataagagagagagcgGTAGATTTAATTAAGCAATTGTTTCTGTTACAGTTTTGCATGTCAAAATCTGCCTTAttgtaatttactttttattctgtaCGTATATGGGTTACGGTGCGGTTTGCTTActcttcatttaaatttatattccaattttcttcttctaaaagtctgtataataaatgttatgaaaatatttatttgttaaccaTATCGAAAAAGTCTTTCAGAACCACATTTGCTCAGGATTCCGGTTCATCgaacctaaataaaattcctTGTGAAGGACGCCCCAAACCAGATGCAAAcgacaatgttttattttttgtgatcaCGACCTAAATACTAACGATATCGATATGTAAATTGGATGCGTTCAATTACCACTTTTCTTCGGGCCAGATTTTACGACTACTTCGTTACGCGGCCTCTGAAATATCTTcggaataaattcaaataaagaacaacaaaccaatttgtttttttgtggTGTAGGAACTGGCCActatcattaattaatttagaaatgtgtttttaaaagcactattctttatttacagttataatttgtttttatgaatatgtagatatgattattaatttaactaaacaaatatatttggcAATTAAGAAatgataaaacttttttactaCCTCGTTTAAagctttaatttttgttttatgtatgtaaacagAACGTAAATATTGACAccgttttattaaaaatacaagcaAAATAGTATATACAGCGTTTACTAATCTCAACTAGTGATGTGCCGTTTCCAAGAGCGCGCCCACTTTCCCGGAAACCGTCTGGGAATAGAGTTATGATTACCTGTTAATTAGAATTTAGGAATTGTACACCTGGCTTCAGTATTGCAAttaagaaacaaataatattgctTAAACCCTAtgcttttctatttctttttcataaagtttttttttcttatagtaCAAACGAACATCTTTCATAGGCTTGTTTTCAATATCCTTATTccgttatattattataataaactgtCATTATCCacaacaatttaaattgaacAGAAAATCATCACAACAGAATATtgctttatttctttttcgaaTAATAACGAACTTTATTCTAGCTTTATTCTACATTACCGCTTTCTGTAGTCTAATAAAACTAAGGGATAAAGTTTGAAGACTACTTACTATATCCGAAACAGTTGAAAGCAGTTGGTACAATCAGCTACttatcaagttaccctgcctCGATGCCTACACCGCTGGAATTAGgatgaatttgcaataaattcggGTAAGATATTTTGCAGTTGtctgtacaataaataaagcatttgTATCTCACAGCCACGTCACGTAGATGCTGTAGGTTTAACAAAGTTGGTAGGTTGCCAATTAAGGCAGAAGGCTGGCCCGCCCTTCCCTATATCCGTGGtgtggaaaattattttcttttccattCTGTTAAAGTGTTTCATCATGTTATACAcgtaaaatagaatatatttatttgtgtgttttttttaaatcattaaatcaatctaaatgaaattagtaagtataaggaactttattttaactttgtatagtaaacaaatattaattctatATGTATAGTAATCCCTGTCGGTTGCCTGTTAGCTGTTAGAAATTGCTTCAGCGATAAGGCCGCGTGTTTAGTTAAATCGtttctttttacataaaaGATCTTCTATGTTTGTATGAtgaaataaagagtttattagtattaatatgTTTCTCCTTTAGGGACTCACGGCACTTAATCCGTTCCTTTGAGAGGTTTGCGCAGGGATCTGTATCCCCAAGataggtataattaattttgcgaAATCGTCCGAAATGCATGTGtagaaattaaacataaagAAAATGTGATATGATCGATCGAGTTGGAAGATTTCAAGATAGATTCGCGTCGAGACTGTAAAGTGTACATGTACATACGGTACACTGTATCCACTTATTAATCTAAGATTGTATCTAAATAAGAGCAGTTGAATATCACTATAAAGTTATCATCGTTTGATGTGGTATATGAAACAGAAGTAGtagatatatttgaaaaatttgtaCCACTTGTTTAAAACGCGTACAAACATGATGCTAGCGCCAACTTACAAATGAAACAATGTTACTTCTCCAaaactaattacaaaaataaccgGCAAACATTGTTTCCAaaacttttatgaataaaaaccGGTTCTCCATTTACAAAACAGTCTATCGGATTGCAAATGCAATTCTTTCAGTTTAACCACATtgaaataacataaaagtttATCGTCGAGTTCTGGAACCATTCCAAATAGGGTGACTGCCGCTGACGCTCGCCTAAGGCTGTGCTGGACCCGCAAAATTAACTTTGCAACACACTTGCACTTTAATGTTTGGTCATAAGGATTGTTTTAGAAAGTTTTTTGGAGGCTTTATGGTGGTATTTGACCAAATGCTGGCTTCCGGAGTCAGTGGCTACTCACTGAGTTTTATTGAGAGTGGATTGAATTCGGAGGTGATTATGACAAAACTCCatgttaaaatattgcttgtattatacatacttttttctCCATTAAAAtcgtgaaaatataaaatattttcttattaaatagGCAAGTAAtctattttcatgaaaaatatcagtaaaatatttgaattcacGTTTActtacacataataaaataataccataATTGGAATTATACAACATTACATTTGTTGCTAGCTAACGATAATTCTAtaagtttagaaaaaaatatcactaatatatttttaattctcttAACGTTACGCCATCTGTGAAATTATTCTCGaactaagtacataatatattggaTACACAGACAACTTAGTACCAGTATAATGTGCTTATGTTAATTTGTGAATCGATCCGTTTCTTTAGATATTCCTGTTTTAGACAACAGATGGCGCGGCGCTATGGTATTTCTGTTGTATACGTTTTCCCACACAATTAAAACTACAACACGGAGTCAATCTAGTTTACaaactcatttatttatttcaatttgatcACCCCAATTGGCATGTTCAATTACTTTAACACTCAATGCCGGTTACACACTATCGTCAAACAGCTCGCCGAACTTTGGTGGATGcgatatattatattgctggtttttcattgcattaagtaaaagctctcatataaattacgcaatgttcaatCCGCCGGCGGTGTCTGTCTGacttcggcgatagtgtgaatgaatgatttttattgCGTTATTTATGGTgcataacattttacaaaagatACATTCTTGTGGTCAGGTATCACATATTTAGTCGTCACTGACATGCAAGAGACAACATTTACTTACGTGCCAAGAAAAATTAAGAAgatgaaattgaattaaattaagaatGTAGCTGGCATAATGTTAAACGCATTCTCtactcttaaaaataaattgtaggtaagtaggtacttgtacTCGTGTGGCGTGAGTAAAAAAAGAAGCATTGActcttttaacttttattaaacaa
This DNA window, taken from Plodia interpunctella isolate USDA-ARS_2022_Savannah chromosome 2, ilPloInte3.2, whole genome shotgun sequence, encodes the following:
- the LOC128679945 gene encoding larval cuticle protein LCP-22-like codes for the protein MLSLVYVVALCAVAVVGVPRPGEDGKWHPYKYGDTGKYIPTDEGKYIHIPNPYIHEDNPYIHDYEPYVGEATVDQYRHVLTAPDELNPYYQDGYYRNNGIKIIRQKHNYQEDKYDFDFETENKIRAEEKAVLKNPNTIDEGIASKGFYEYIGPDGFMYRVEYTADENGFRPKVKRLETKYSGKWVLEKVN